TTTCAAGCACTTCGCGGCGAAAATAGAGTGTGGTGCCCCCCAGAGGGATCGCAAAGCCCAGCCGTGCGAGGCCGGGCAGCATGATGCGGAACCATGTAGCATATTCGATGGAAAAGCAGCGCGCGAGCCAGTTTTGCCGCGGGTTATAGTAATCGAGGATCCCTTGCAGGCAGACAACATCGGGCGGTGCGGCCTGAAAGCGGCGCGCCACCTGCGTGATCTGATCCGGATCGGGTGCGTCTTCCGCATCGAAAATGCCGATGATGTCGCCCTCGCAGAAATCGAGCGCATAGTTCATCGCGCGCGGTTTCGTGCGTGGCTTGCCATCGGGCACGATCACGGCCCGCATCCATGGGGGCAGGTCGATTTCTGCCAGCGTTTTCTGGGTCATTGCGTCATTTTCTTCAAGCACGAGGACCACATCGAGCAGGCATTTGGGATAGCTAAGCCGTGCAAGGCGGGTGATGAGGGCATGGGCGATCTCCGTCTCTTGAAAAAGCGGGACCAGCACCGAAACCTTTGGCAGCTTTTGGTCGACGGAGACGGGCTGGACATTGGCCTCTGCTGGGCCGGCCATGATGCGGGCCATCAGAGCGGCTGTTTTGAGGCCTGCCGAGACAAGGAGTGTGAGCGTGGCCCAGCCGACGAAGATGCCGAAAACTGCTGTGGGGAAAAGCACCGTTAGCAGGGCCAGTGCCGTGAGGCACACAAGTGTGACCGTGAGCCGTGCATAGGGTGTCTCGCGCCATGTGCGGCAGCTTTCGGCCTCGGGGACGCGGGCTTTTGCCGCCGCGGTCAGGGCGGCGCGGTTGAGATTTGCCACGCTGTGCTGAATATCGCGGCGTGGCGCGAGCATCATGGGCAAGTCCGTGATGCCGCGCGGCAGATCGCGCGCGGCGCGGCGCAGGGTCTCGGGGTTATGGGTGGCGATGTGGAGCGTGCCCTCATCATCGTGCAGCGGCAAGAGCGCATGCTTAACCAATTGCGCGGGGTCGATTCCCTCCAAACGCGTGCCGTAATGCGCGAGCCCGGCCGCATCCAGAGCCGCCGTTCCGGCGCGCGCCGCCCGCGCGTTGAGGATCGTGGCCTCATCGGTCAGCCCTTCGGAAACCAGCACCCGATCCAGTGGCGCATCGCAATGTTTCTGAACGATTTTAGCAAGGTCCGCGTCGGCGCGGGAGATGACGCCCGATTCCACCAGATCGCGGGCCAAGCCGGTCAGCGGAACTGCGCGTGCACGCGAGGTTCCGCCCGGCTGCCGTAACTCGGAGATGCCCATTGAAATGCCCTTCCATTCGCCCTGTCCAGAAGCGAACTTGGTTCATTATGATTAATGGAGCGTAAAGATAACCTTAACAGGCAGTTAACAGGCCAATAATGTCGCAAGCTTAGCCGCGCATGGAGGCTGCAAAACGCTCAAAGAGGTAAAAGCTGTCTTGTGGGCCGGGGCTGGCCTCGGGATGATGCTGCACCGAAAAAACCGGGCGATCCTTTACGCGGATCCCACAATTGGACCCATCAAAGAGCGATACATGCGTCTCCATCACATTCTCGGGCAGGGTCTGGCTGTCAACGGCAAAGCCATGATTCATCGAGGTGATTTCCACCTTGCCGGTTTCCATATCCTTGACGGGATGGTTTGCGCCATGATGGCCGTGGTTCATCTTGATCGTGCGCGCGCCCAGCGCAAGCGCCAGCATCTGATGCCCGAGGCAAATCCCGAAAAGCGGGATATCCTTGGCCAGAACACCTTGGATCATCGGCACCGCATAGGTCCCGGTGGCTGCGGGATCACCGGGGCCATTGGAGAGAAACACACCGTCGGGATTGTGGGCTAGAACCTCTTCCGTGGTGGCGGTGGCGGGCAGCACGGTCACATCGCAGCCCGCCGAGGCAAGACACCGCAGGATGTTGCGTTTCGCGCCGTAATCAATCGCCACAACCTTGTGCTGCGGGTTTTCCTGCCGCGTATAGCCCTCGGGCCAGGCCCAGCGCATCTCGTCCCAGCGATAGGACTGCGCGCAGGTGACATCCTTGGCCAGATCAAGCCCCTCAAGACCCACAAAGCCGCGGGCCTTGGCCACCAGAGCGGCGGTGTCGAAATTGCCCTCCGGGTCATGCGCAAGTGCTGCATGGGGCGCGCCCTGCTGGCGGATGGCGCGGGTGAGGCGGCGGGTGTCAATGCCTCCGATGGCGATACGCCCGCGCCGCGCCAGCCAATCGGTCAGCTCTTCTGTGCTGCGCCAGTTGCTTGCGTCTGTCGGGTCCCATTTCACGACCATACCGCTCGCCACTGGCTCGGCAGTTTCGTCATCTTCGGGGGTCACGCCCGTGTTGCCCACATGTGGGAAGGTGAAGGTCACGATCTGTCCCGCATAAGACGGGTCGGTCATGATCTCCTGATAGCCTGTCATGGCGGTGTTGAAACAAAGCTCGGCCACCGTCTCGCCCGTGGCGCCAAAGCCGCGTCCGTAAAAAACGGTGCCATCTGCAAGAGCTAGGCAGGCGGTGGGGCGGGTTTGGGGGGCTTGGGACATGGGGTGCGCTCCGGGGGCTGGCAGGCAGGGGCAAAATCTGCGCGACACTAGGTCCGGGCTGGGGGGCGGTCAAGGGGCGGGTCTGGTTGTCTTGCGGGCGCAGCTTATATAAAGGGGCGAAACGATGAAGGCGTCCCCCAAAGGCTGGCGGCGCGAACAGAGGGTTTGAACCAGATGAGTATGCGTGAACGGATCGACACCGCCTTGAAGCAGGCGATGAGAGACAAAGACACGGCGCGTCTGGCGACGTTGCGTCTGATCAATGCGGCGATCAAGGATCAGGAGATTGCGGCGCGCGGCAAGGGGGGTGAGGTCAGCGTCAGCGATGACGACGTGCTGGCGATCCTTGGCAAGATGACCAAGCAGCGGCAGGAATCAGTGCGCGCCTATGAAGAGGGCGGGCGAATTGATCTGGCTGAGCGCGAGCGCGGCGAGGTTGTGATCATCGAGGAATTCTTGCCCCGCCAACTTGGCGATGATGAAGTGGAGGCCGCGATTGATGCGGCCATTGCCGAGACGGAAGCAAGTTCCATCCGCGATATGGGCACCGTGATGGGTGCTCTGAAGGCGCGCTATACTGGTCAGATGGATTTCGGCACGGTTGGGCCGAAGGTCAAGGACAAGCTCTGCTCCTGAGCTGAGTGGACCCGCCTATTGTTCGACGCTGCGCGCGACGCGTAGCGCGCCGGAAATCTCCGAATAGAGCACTTTGCGCTCGTCCTCGGACAAAAACGCGCCGATTTCGACCACACGTCCGCTGCCCTTGAGGGTCAGATAATGCGCGACCGGCCCGCCGGTGGGATGCATATCGACCTGTGCCCAATAGCTGTTGCAACCCCACTCCAGCACCTCACCCTTGGGGTTGGTGCGCGTCAGATGCACGGCATCGCTGTCGATGATCAGCGCCTCATGCATGCGCCCGGTGTCATAGCTGTGCGAGAGCGCCCACCACATTCCCGCAACTGCCGCGATCAGAAAGGGCAAGAGCCCCCACAGAACCACAGTACCCAAAAGCGGAATGAGCGGGAAGGTCAGGAAAATACATGTCACCATCATGAAACCCGCAAACCCCCGCTTGGGCAGCGAGCGATGTGGCCAAAGATCAAGCCGGGCAGGCGTGGCGGATGTGGGGGAGGAGGTCCATTCGTAAGGCATGGCTTTGTTTTAATCCGTATCGCGCGCGAGAAAAGTGCTGATTTGAAACCAAAGGGTCAAGGCCCGGCTTTGCTTGCACCGGATGTATATGTGTCGCAGGGTCAAGGCCGTGTTTGTGCACAGGGCTTCGCTATGAAAAAATCTGTCTTGTCCTTTGGCACGCTGGCATTGCTGGCGGGCGGTTTGTGGACGATTGCGGTTGCCCTTGAGGGCGCGGAGGAGATGGCGGTGCTGCGTGCAGAGGTGAGAGCCGCGCAGGGATATGACGAGGTGGATGTCGCGCGCGCGGTCCTGAGCGCGGCGCAGATCACATCCTTTGCACAAAATCTCGAATTTTGCGGCTATCTTGGGCTGGATGCTGCGGGCGTTATCCGCAGTTCGGAGGTGGTGCGGGGTCTGGTGGATGAATGCTCCCCCCTCTGGCCCGATGATCTGGAAGTCGTGGCCTCGTGGCATACCCATGCGGCCTATGACACCGGCGCGTGGTCAGAGGTGCCCACGGTGATTGATATCGAAGCCGATGAGGATGAGGGGATCGACGGTTATGTCGCCACCCCCGGTGGGCGCTTCTGGTTTGTGGATACCGAAGCGATGGAGGTCGTGCAGCTTTGCGCGCGGGGCGCGTGTGTGCCTGTGGACGTGGCTTACGTGCCCGGCTCGGAAGGGTACATCTGGCAAAGCTACACCTATCAGGAATTGCTGGACCGGGAGGCCGCGCAATAGGTTTGCCGGGTAAAACGCTGCTCAGCGCGAATATTTGATGAACGGTGTGAGCGTGCCGATACGGTCGTAAAGCTGCCGTGCGGTGTGGTTGAAATCCTGCGTCATCCAATAGACCGACGGGCAACCGTCTGCATCGGCGGCCTTGTAGACCGCCTTGATCAGGGCGCGGCCCACACCCGTGCCACGCACCGAAGGATCGGCGTAGAGATCTTGCAGGTAGCACACATCCTCAAGCCGCCAGTTATGGGCATGGTAGATATAGTGAACGAGGCCTACTGGCGTGCCGTTTTGCTCGGCGATCAAGGCGTTCTGGTGTGCGTGATCCGGGCTGAGCAGACGTTTGAACGTGGTCTGATAGACCTCCTCAGGCACGCTCGTCTCGTAATATTCCAGATAGGCTTTCCAGAGCGCGCGCCATGCGCCCTCATCCGATGGGGCGATGGGGCGGATCGTGGTTTGGGTCATGGGGGCGTGCTCCGGGGGTACACTACGAGGCTATTCGGCGGCGACGGGTTTAGGATCGGCCAGCGTGACGATATCCATCATGATCGTGTTCAGCTCAAAATCCTTGGGTGTGTAGACCCGCGCGATGCCCATCGCCGTGAGGCGGGCGGCGTCGTCATCGGGGATAATGCCACCCACGATCACGGGCGTGTCTCCGAGACCCGCACTGCGCATCCGCTCCATCAACTCCTCGACCAGAGGAATATGGCTTCCCGACAGGATCGAGAGGCCAACAACATGCGCCTCATCCTCCAGCGCGGCCTTCACGATTTCCTCAGGTGTCAGGCGGATACCCTCATAGCGCATATCCATCCCGCAATCGCGGGCGCGGAAGGCGATCTGTTCGGCCCCGTTGGAGTGGCCGTCAAGGCCCGGCTTGCCCATCAGGAACTTGAGGCGGCGGCCAAGACGGTCGCTGACCGCGCTCACGGCCTCGCGGATATCATCCAAGCCTTCGGTCATGTTTGATGGGCTGGCCGACACACCTGTGGGGCCGCGGTATTCGCCGTGCACGGCGCGCATCTGAGCGGCCCATTCGCCGGTGGTGACACCCACGCGGGCGGCATTGATGGAAGCGGGCATGATATTGCGCCCCTCGGATGCCGCAGCACGCAGATCGGCGAGGGCGATTTTCACAGCGGCCGCGTCACGCGCCTCGCGCCATGCGTTGAGGCGGTCGATTTGCTCGGCCTCGACCGCCGGATCGACGGTCATGATGCCGCCATCCTCGGTTTGGAGCGGCGACGGCTCGCCACTTTGCCATTTGTTCACGCCAACGACGATGGTCTCGTTACGCTCGATCCGGCCCAGCCGCTCTGCGTTGCTATCAACCAAACGGGCCTTCATGTAATCAATCGCACCGATCGCGCCGTCCATACTGTCGAGCGTATTCAGCTCGGCGCGCGCGCCGTCTTTCAGGGCCTCGACCTTCGCCTCGACCGCAGGGTTGCCATCAAAGAGGTCATCGAATTCCAGCAGGTCCGTCTCATAGGCGAGGATCTGCTGCATCCGCATCGACCATTGCTGATCCCAGGGGCGCGGCAGGCCAAGGGCTTCGTTCCACGCTGGCAATTGCACGGCGCGCGCGCGGGCGTTTTTGCTCAACGTCACGGCGAGCATTTCAATGAGGATGCGGTAGACGTTGTTCTCGGGCTGCTGCTCGGTCAGGCCGAGGCTGTTCACCTGCACGCCGTAGCGGAAACGGCGGAATTTGGGGTCCTCGACGCCGTAGCGCTCCAGCAAGATTTCGTCCCAGAGGTCCACAAAGGCGCGCATTTTGCACATCTCGGTCACGAACCGGATGCCTGCGTTCACGAAGAAAGAGATGCGGCCCGCGAGTGCCGGGAAATCCTCGGCGGGCACGCGGGGTTTCAACTCGTCCAGAACGGCGGTGGCGGTGGCAAGTGCAAAGGCAAGCTCCTGCTGCGGTGTCGCGCCTGCCTCTTGCAAATGGTAGGAACACACGTTCATCGGGTTCCATTTAGGCACATTGGTATAGCAATACTCGGCCACGTCCCCTATCATTTTGAGCGAGGGTTTGGGCGGGCAGATATAAGTCCCCCGGCTGAGATATTCCTTGATCAGATCGTTCTGCACCGTGCCTTGCAGGGCGCGCACATCCGCGCCTTGCTCCTCGGCCACCGCGATATAGAGCGACAAAAGCCATGGGGCCGTCGCATTGATCGTCATGGACGTGTTCATCTTCTCCAGCGGGATATCCTGAAACAACTGCCGCATATCGCCCAGATGGCAGACGGGCACGCCAACCTTGCCGACCTCGCCCTTGCTGAGGATATGATCGCTGTCATAGCCCGTTTGCGTTGGCAGATCGAAGGCCACGCTGAGGCCCGTCTGACCCTTTGCCAGATTCGAGCGGTAGAGCGCGTTGGAGGCCGACGCTGTGGAGTGGCCCGCATAGGTGCGGATCAGCCATGGGCGATCCTTGGCAGGGCTGTCGCTTGCTGGCGTGGTCGTCTCGGTCATGGCAGGGCCTCCGGAATCGATTGCGCAATAATCGTGCGTTGCTGCGGACATATCGGGAATTTTATACCTTTGTCAATTCGCTGCAACGCGGCATGATCGCCCGGCAGGGACGGTTGGTCAATCCCGCCGGCAAGAGCGCGCGCTTGGCCGAACTTCTGTGGCGCGCTTGTGTCTCTTGCTGTAATCAGGGAACGGGGCAACAAGACAAGGAGCGCGCATGACATCGACGGTGCAGATGCCGCTTTGGGCGCTCTTGCTCCTTCTGGCCTTTGCTGGGGTGACGTTCGCGTCGCATTTCCTCTTTCCGTCCGTGCGCTGGTTCTTTCGGCGGCGGCTGGAACGGGCGGTGGCGCAGCTCAACAAAAAACTCACCCGGCCCATCGAGCCTTTCAAGCTGGCCCGGCGGCAGGACATGATCCAGCGCCTTCTCTATGACCCGGACGTAACCGAGGCCATCGTGGATTATGCGCGCAAACATAATGTGCGTGAGGATGTGGCGTTTGAGAAGGCACGCCGCTATGCCCGCGAGATCGTCCCGAGCTTCTCGGCATTTGCCTATTTCAGCTTTGGTATCCGTCTTGCCAATTGGCTGGCCGGGACGCTTTACACGGTACGGCGGGGCAGTATGAACATGGCTGTTCTGGACGATATTGCCCCCGATGCGACGGTGGTTTTCATCATGAACCATCGCAGCAATATGGACTACGTGCTGGTCACCACGCTGGCATCGCAAGCCTCCGCGCTCAGCTATGCGGTGGGGGAATGGGCACGGGTCTGGCCGCTCAGTCGTCTGATCAAGTCGATGGGTGCTTATTTTATCCGCCGCCGCTCGCGCGGGGGACTCTACCGGGCCGTTTTGGGGCGCTATGTGCAGATGGCCACAGCGGGCGGGGTGACGCAGGCGATCTTCCCCGAGGGGGGGCTCAGCGTTGATGGGCTGACCAAGCCGCCAAAGCTGGGCCTGTTGTCTTATGTGGTGAATGGCTGGAAACCCGGCGCGCGTGACGTGGTCTTTGTGCCTGTGGCGATCAATTATGACCGGGTGCTGGAGGACCGCGTGCTGAGTGAGGCAGGGCGGCGCGGGGATCGGCGGTTTCGGGCGCGCATGTCGGTGATTGCGGGGTTCATCGCGCGGATGATGTGGTTCAGGTTGCGGGGTAAATTTGAACGGTTCGGGCTGGCGGCGGTGGTGTTTGCGGAGCCTGTGGCGCTGAGCAGCTATGGCCCGGAGCCGGATCTGGAGGCGCTGGGCACGGATCTGATGACGCGGATTGATGCCGCGATGCCGCTTCTCTTTGTGCCGCTTCTGGCGCGTGTGATGCTGCGGGCGGACGCACCGATTCCCGAGGCGGACCTGATCGAGGCGGTGCGCATGATGGGACAGGCCGCCTCGGGCGATGTGCCGATGGTCGACGATGAGGCGCTTCCGGGGGCCGTAGTCCGCGCGCAACGGCAGCTGTCGCGCCGGGGGCTGATCACGCAAGGTGAGGGCGGATGGCGGGCCAATCCGGGCGAGACGTTGCTTTTGCAATTCTACGCCAATTCTATCGCGCATTTTTACCCCAGTGATGCTGCACCCGCAAAGGAAATTTCTGCAACCGCTGGGTCATAAAGTTACAAAATGTAGGCTTTTGGCATTGCATTATTGCGCAAGTCGGCCTATCCAC
The nucleotide sequence above comes from Roseovarius carneus. Encoded proteins:
- a CDS encoding protein meaA, which produces MTETTTPASDSPAKDRPWLIRTYAGHSTASASNALYRSNLAKGQTGLSVAFDLPTQTGYDSDHILSKGEVGKVGVPVCHLGDMRQLFQDIPLEKMNTSMTINATAPWLLSLYIAVAEEQGADVRALQGTVQNDLIKEYLSRGTYICPPKPSLKMIGDVAEYCYTNVPKWNPMNVCSYHLQEAGATPQQELAFALATATAVLDELKPRVPAEDFPALAGRISFFVNAGIRFVTEMCKMRAFVDLWDEILLERYGVEDPKFRRFRYGVQVNSLGLTEQQPENNVYRILIEMLAVTLSKNARARAVQLPAWNEALGLPRPWDQQWSMRMQQILAYETDLLEFDDLFDGNPAVEAKVEALKDGARAELNTLDSMDGAIGAIDYMKARLVDSNAERLGRIERNETIVVGVNKWQSGEPSPLQTEDGGIMTVDPAVEAEQIDRLNAWREARDAAAVKIALADLRAAASEGRNIMPASINAARVGVTTGEWAAQMRAVHGEYRGPTGVSASPSNMTEGLDDIREAVSAVSDRLGRRLKFLMGKPGLDGHSNGAEQIAFRARDCGMDMRYEGIRLTPEEIVKAALEDEAHVVGLSILSGSHIPLVEELMERMRSAGLGDTPVIVGGIIPDDDAARLTAMGIARVYTPKDFELNTIMMDIVTLADPKPVAAE
- a CDS encoding glycosyltransferase → MGISELRQPGGTSRARAVPLTGLARDLVESGVISRADADLAKIVQKHCDAPLDRVLVSEGLTDEATILNARAARAGTAALDAAGLAHYGTRLEGIDPAQLVKHALLPLHDDEGTLHIATHNPETLRRAARDLPRGITDLPMMLAPRRDIQHSVANLNRAALTAAAKARVPEAESCRTWRETPYARLTVTLVCLTALALLTVLFPTAVFGIFVGWATLTLLVSAGLKTAALMARIMAGPAEANVQPVSVDQKLPKVSVLVPLFQETEIAHALITRLARLSYPKCLLDVVLVLEENDAMTQKTLAEIDLPPWMRAVIVPDGKPRTKPRAMNYALDFCEGDIIGIFDAEDAPDPDQITQVARRFQAAPPDVVCLQGILDYYNPRQNWLARCFSIEYATWFRIMLPGLARLGFAIPLGGTTLYFRREVLETLGGWDAHNVTEDADLGFRLARHGYRTEVIGTVTGEEAACKPWPWIKQRSRWLKGYMTTYLVHMRQPRLLYRQLGAWKFWGFQAHFVAALSQFMLAPFLWSFWLVLFGLPHPLDPIMPRDVLLAFGRLFLAVEVLNIGIHLMAVSGRFHRHLMPWVPTTHLYTPLGTIAAYKALYELIFAPFFWDKTSHGHSLAHVGKSALKGGFDLARVQLEARHKRF
- a CDS encoding 1-acyl-sn-glycerol-3-phosphate acyltransferase produces the protein MTSTVQMPLWALLLLLAFAGVTFASHFLFPSVRWFFRRRLERAVAQLNKKLTRPIEPFKLARRQDMIQRLLYDPDVTEAIVDYARKHNVREDVAFEKARRYAREIVPSFSAFAYFSFGIRLANWLAGTLYTVRRGSMNMAVLDDIAPDATVVFIMNHRSNMDYVLVTTLASQASALSYAVGEWARVWPLSRLIKSMGAYFIRRRSRGGLYRAVLGRYVQMATAGGVTQAIFPEGGLSVDGLTKPPKLGLLSYVVNGWKPGARDVVFVPVAINYDRVLEDRVLSEAGRRGDRRFRARMSVIAGFIARMMWFRLRGKFERFGLAAVVFAEPVALSSYGPEPDLEALGTDLMTRIDAAMPLLFVPLLARVMLRADAPIPEADLIEAVRMMGQAASGDVPMVDDEALPGAVVRAQRQLSRRGLITQGEGGWRANPGETLLLQFYANSIAHFYPSDAAPAKEISATAGS
- a CDS encoding GNAT family N-acetyltransferase, yielding MTQTTIRPIAPSDEGAWRALWKAYLEYYETSVPEEVYQTTFKRLLSPDHAHQNALIAEQNGTPVGLVHYIYHAHNWRLEDVCYLQDLYADPSVRGTGVGRALIKAVYKAADADGCPSVYWMTQDFNHTARQLYDRIGTLTPFIKYSR
- a CDS encoding GatB/YqeY domain-containing protein → MSMRERIDTALKQAMRDKDTARLATLRLINAAIKDQEIAARGKGGEVSVSDDDVLAILGKMTKQRQESVRAYEEGGRIDLAERERGEVVIIEEFLPRQLGDDEVEAAIDAAIAETEASSIRDMGTVMGALKARYTGQMDFGTVGPKVKDKLCS
- a CDS encoding DUF2244 domain-containing protein, with the protein product MPYEWTSSPTSATPARLDLWPHRSLPKRGFAGFMMVTCIFLTFPLIPLLGTVVLWGLLPFLIAAVAGMWWALSHSYDTGRMHEALIIDSDAVHLTRTNPKGEVLEWGCNSYWAQVDMHPTGGPVAHYLTLKGSGRVVEIGAFLSEDERKVLYSEISGALRVARSVEQ
- a CDS encoding DUF4329 domain-containing protein; this encodes MKKSVLSFGTLALLAGGLWTIAVALEGAEEMAVLRAEVRAAQGYDEVDVARAVLSAAQITSFAQNLEFCGYLGLDAAGVIRSSEVVRGLVDECSPLWPDDLEVVASWHTHAAYDTGAWSEVPTVIDIEADEDEGIDGYVATPGGRFWFVDTEAMEVVQLCARGACVPVDVAYVPGSEGYIWQSYTYQELLDREAAQ
- the carA gene encoding glutamine-hydrolyzing carbamoyl-phosphate synthase small subunit, with product MSQAPQTRPTACLALADGTVFYGRGFGATGETVAELCFNTAMTGYQEIMTDPSYAGQIVTFTFPHVGNTGVTPEDDETAEPVASGMVVKWDPTDASNWRSTEELTDWLARRGRIAIGGIDTRRLTRAIRQQGAPHAALAHDPEGNFDTAALVAKARGFVGLEGLDLAKDVTCAQSYRWDEMRWAWPEGYTRQENPQHKVVAIDYGAKRNILRCLASAGCDVTVLPATATTEEVLAHNPDGVFLSNGPGDPAATGTYAVPMIQGVLAKDIPLFGICLGHQMLALALGARTIKMNHGHHGANHPVKDMETGKVEITSMNHGFAVDSQTLPENVMETHVSLFDGSNCGIRVKDRPVFSVQHHPEASPGPQDSFYLFERFAASMRG